A stretch of Ipomoea triloba cultivar NCNSP0323 chromosome 11, ASM357664v1 DNA encodes these proteins:
- the LOC115995753 gene encoding GDSL esterase/lipase At3g48460 codes for MAASEITALFTLLLIIFSPSSSSAAKIFKKIYAFGDSFTDTGNTHSTSGPSSFTYVSNPPYGRTFFHRPTNRYSDGRLVIDFVAQALSLPFLPPYLNRKADTSYGVNFAVAGSTAIDHRFFVENNISLDITPQSLDTQLSWFNRYLEGVGCRDYKSTPMQCGAVFDDALFWVGEIGANDYAYTFGSSISPKTIQHLAVTSVSSFIQALLKKGAKYVVVEGLPTTGCLTLALYLAPPADRDAMGCVATVNNQSHTHNAILQSNLAAFRRNFPQATIVYADYWNAYKSILTAAKSYGITHPFRVCCGSGAGDLNFDIFATCGSPNASSCPDPSQYINWDGVHLTEAMYKAVADKFVNGTFCRPPFSYLIRKKMASALLA; via the exons ATGGCGGCTTCTGAAATCACAGCACTCTTCACCCTCCTACTCATCATATTTTCTCCATCCTCCTCCTCAGCAGCCAAAATCTTCAAGAAAATTTATGCGTTTGGGGACTCATTCACCGATACCGGCAACACCCACTCCACCTCCGGCCCCAGCTCCTTCACCTACGTGTCAAACCCACCCTACGGCCGCACTTTCTTCCACCGCCCCACCAACCGCTACTCCGACGGCCGCCTCGTCATCGACTTCGTCGCCCAAGCTCTCTCTTTGCCCTTCTTGCCGCCGTACCTCAACCGCAAGGCCGATACCTCTTACGGTGTTAACTTCGCCGTTGCTGGCTCCACTGCCATAGATCACAG GTTTTTCGTGGAGAACAATATAAGTCTAGACATTACACCTCAGTCTCTGGACACGCAGTTAAGTTGGTTCAATCGGTACTTGGAGGGTGTTGGGTGCAGAGACTATAAAAGCACCCCAATGCAGTGTGGGGCAGTTTTTGATGATGCATTGTTTTGGGTTGGTGAAATTGGGGCCAATGACTATGCTTACACCTTTGGATCTTCCATTTCACCTAAAACCATTCAGCACCTTGCAGTCACTAGTGTTTCTTCCTTTATACAG GCATTGCTAAAGAAGGGAGCAAAGTACGTGGTGGTTGAAGGCCTACCAACCACAGGCTGCTTAACACTCGCTCTATACCTAGCCCCGCCGGCCGACCGAGACGCCATGGGCTGCGTCGCCACCGTGAACAACCAAAGCCACACCCACAACGCCATTCTCCAGTCCAACCTCGCCGCCTTCCGCCGCAACTTCCCTCAGGCCACCATCGTCTATGCCGACTACTGGAACGCCTACAAATCAATCCTCACCGCCGCCAAAAGCTACGGCATCACCCACCCCTTCCGGGTCTGCTGCGGCTCCGGCGCCGGCGACTTGAATTTCGACATCTTCGCCACCTGTGGGTCCCCCAACGCCTCCTCTTGCCCCGACCCTTCTCAGTACATCAACTGGGACGGCGTTCATCTCACGGAGGCCATGTACAAGGCTGTTGCTGATAAGTTCGTTAATGGCACGTTTTGTCGCCCTCCCTTTAGTTACTTGATTCGCAAGAAAATGGCGTCCGCTTTGCTTGCTTAG